A genomic window from Halorubrum trapanicum includes:
- a CDS encoding 4a-hydroxytetrahydrobiopterin dehydratase: protein MSSPLADEPVEPAGDDAEPLDADECADYLDDLGDAWEVVDDHHLEASYEFPDFETALAFTNDVGELAEQEWHHPDIALSWGEVGVEMWSHEVGGLTRADFVMAARMDRLYADYDA, encoded by the coding sequence CGAACCGGCCGGCGACGACGCGGAGCCGCTCGACGCCGACGAGTGCGCCGACTACCTCGACGACCTGGGCGACGCGTGGGAAGTCGTCGACGACCACCACTTGGAGGCGAGCTACGAGTTCCCCGACTTCGAGACCGCGCTGGCGTTCACGAACGACGTGGGCGAGCTCGCCGAGCAGGAGTGGCACCACCCGGACATCGCGCTGTCGTGGGGCGAGGTCGGGGTCGAGATGTGGAGCCACGAGGTCGGCGGCCTGACGCGCGCCGACTTCGTGATGGCGGCGCGGATGGACCGCCTGTACGCCGACTACGACGCGTGA